The Henckelia pumila isolate YLH828 chromosome 2, ASM3356847v2, whole genome shotgun sequence genome includes a window with the following:
- the LOC140882036 gene encoding basic leucine zipper 43 produces the protein MQPGEDNELRHIFPSNLIAFPTHFGMASNRFSDPLFQLHINPNVHEFNPQITCLSNNTTSDEADEQHFSIIDERKQRRKISNRESARRSRMRKQKHLDELWSQVIWLRNENNQLVDKLNHMTEDHERVVHENEQLKEETSELRQMIANMQLNSPYPSMIREFQDILCK, from the coding sequence ATGCAACCGGGTGAAGATAACGAGCTCCGCCATATATTTCCTTCAAATTTAATTGCATTCCCTACCCATTTTGGTATGGCTAGTAATAGATTTTCAGACCCTTTATTTCAACTACACATTAATCCAAATGTCCATGAATTTAATCCTCAAATAACATGTTTGAGCAACAATACCACTTCTGATGAAGCAGATGAGCAACACTTTAGCATCATAGATGAGAGGAAGCAGAGAAGAAAGATTTCTAACCGAGAATCTGCAAGAAGATCACGTATGAGGAAGCAGAAGCACTTGGATGAGCTCTGGTCCCAAGTCATTTGGCTACGGAATGAGAATAATCAACTCGTTGACAAGTTGAACCACATGACGGAGGATCATGAACGAGTAGTTCATGAGAATGAGCAACTGAAAGAAGAAACTTCCGAGCTTCGTCAGATGATTGCTAATATGCAGCTCAATAGTCCTTACCCCAGTATGATTAGAGAATTTCAAGATATTCTCTgcaaatga
- the LOC140882035 gene encoding pentatricopeptide repeat-containing protein At3g02330, mitochondrial has translation MTSYYFTKRFLYPPKFQLHVSPLKFLLLDATISTVAQQPKPHPFYRKTFSNIFQECSKQRTLEPGLQAHARMVVSGFQPTIFVTNCLIQMYIRCSCLESAIKVFDKMSERDTVSWNAMIFGYSMNEKMRLAQSCFDLMPERDVISWNSLISGYVQNGDCLQSVKVFLLMVRGDLDYDETTFAVVLKACSSLEDFALGTQVHGIVDKLGFLCDVVTGSAILDMYAKCKRLAESLQFFYEMPFRNWVSWSAVIAGCAQNDELACGLELFIEMQRNGVGVSQSIYASAFRMSAGLSNLLLGCQLHIHALKTDFGDDIVVGTSMLDMYAKCDNLHDARKVFNLLPNRNLQSHNALIVGYARGGNGFEGLRLFQLLLQSGLGFDEISLSGAFSAASVKIKGRFTGIQVHGLAIKSPFKSNVSVENAMLDMYGKCGSLMEAWQIFDEMERRDEVSWNAIIAACGQNRNEEETLILFAGMLQSGIEPDEFTYGSVLKACADRQARCSGREVHGRVIKSGMGFDSFVGSALVDMYSKCGMMDEAEKLHNRLEEQTLVSWNSIISGFSSEEDSEGAQNFFARLLEMGVKPDNFTYATVLDTCANVANIGLGKQLHAQIIKQDLLSDVYITSTLVDMYSKCGNLQDSIMMFAKSSNRDFVTWNAMVCAYAHHGLAEEALQIFEKMQLEKVIPHHSTFVAVLRACAHIGLVENALHYFNLMQTDYGLEPQLEHFSSMVEILGKSGRLVEALRLIQDMPFEADDVIWRTLLSICKIRGNVEIAEKAASSLLKLDPEDSSAYVLLSNIYADAEMWDEVSKMRKVMRHSRLKKEPGCSWIQVQSELHMFLVGDKAHPRSEEIYENLDMLIDEMKRDGYGTCRQDDSHPRKSVGLDRDMREAMECTLMSHSAKLCSMSDLYRSNLKLRPKKMTRFEFSYRI, from the exons ATGACTTCTTATTACTTCACCAAACGCTTCCTTTACCCACCAAAATTTCAGCTCCATGTTTCACCCTTGAAATTTCTACTGCTCGATGCTACAATATCTACCGTGGCACAGCAACCTAAACCCCACCCGTTCTACAGAAAGACTTTCTCCAATATATTTCAAGAATGTTCAAAGCAACGAACCCTCGAGCCGGGACTACAAGCCCATGCCCGGATGGTAGTGTCTGGATTTCAACCCACGATTTTTGTTACCAATTGTTTAATTCAAATGTATATTAGATGCTCATGTTTAGAGAGTGCAATTAAAGTGTTTGATAAGATGTCGGAACGGGACACAGTTTCATGGAATGCGATGATTTTTGGGTATTCAATGAATGAAAAGATGAGGTTGGCACAgtcatgttttgatttgatgCCTGAGAGAGATGTGATTTCTTGGAATTCTTTGATTTCGGGGTACGTGCAGAATGGGGATTGCTTGCAGTCAGTTAAGGTTTTTTTGCTGATGGTTAGAGGTGACTTGGACTATGATGAGACCACTTTTGCTGTTGTCTTAAAAGCATGTTCAAGTTTAGAGGATTTTGCCTTGGGTACGCAGGTTCATGGAATTGTAGATAAATTGGGGTTTTTGTGTGACGTGGTGACAGGAAGTGCAATATTGGATATGTATGCGAAATGCAAGAGGTTAGCTGAGTCGTTGCAGTTTTTTTATGAAATGCCATTTAGAAATTGGGTATCCTGGAGTGCTGTAATAGCAGGTTGTGCTCAAAATGATGAGCTTGCCTGTGGATTAGAGCTTTTCATTGAGATGCAAAGAAATGGAGTTGGGGTCAGCCAATCTATTTATGCTAGCGCTTTTAGGATGTCTGCTGGGTTATCTAATTTACTGCTGGGTTGCCAATTGCATATACATGCATTAAAAACTGATTTTGGAGATGATATTGTGGTAGGTACATCCATGTTGGACATGTATGCCAAGTGTGACAACTTGCATGATGCTCGGAAGGTATTCAACTTGTTGCCAAACCGTAATTTGCAATCTCATAATGCACTTATAGTTGGTTATGCCAGAGGTGGTAATGGATTTGAAGGATTGCGATTGTTCCAACTTTTGTTGCAATCTGGTCTTGGTTTTGATGAAATAAGCTTATCAGGTGCCTTTAGTGCAGCCTCCGTGAAAATCAAGGGACGTTTCACCGGAATTCAAGTACATGGATTAGCAATCAAGAGTCCTTTCAAATCTAATGTATCTGTTGAAAATGCTATGCTGGATATGTATGGGAAATGTGGATCATTGATGGAAGCTTGGCAAATATTTGATGAAATGGAGAGAAGGGATGAGGTCTCTTGGAACGCAATCATTGCTGCCTGTGGGCAGAATCGAAATGAAGAAGAGACTCTTATACTATTTGCCGGAATGCTGCAATCAGGAATAGAACCTGATGAGTTCACGTATGGGAGTGTTCTGAAAGCTTGTGCAGATAGGCAAGCTCGGTGCAGTGGGAGGGAGGTCCATGGAAGAGTCATTAAATCTGGGATGGGATTCGACTCATTTGTCGGAAGTGCACTTGTTGACATGTACAGCAAATGTGGGATGATGGACGAGGCAGAAAAACTTCATAACCGATTGGAGGaacagactttggtttcatgGAATTCGATCATTTCTGGGTTCTCCTCCGAAGAAGACAGCGAGGGAGCTCAGAATTTCTTTGCAAGACTGCTAGAAATGGGAGTTAAACCTGATAATTTCACTTATGCAACGGTTCTTGACACTTGTGCTAATGTTGCTAATATCGGGCTTGGGAAGCAACTTCATGCTCAAATAATCAAGCAAGATTTGCTGTCAGATGTATACATTACAAGCACTTTAGTTGACATGTACTCAAAGTGTGGAAACTTGCAGGATTCTATTATGATGTTCGCAAAATCATCCAATCGTGATTTTGTGACATGGAATGCCATGGTTTGTGCTTATGCTCACCATGGTCTTGCGGAAGAGGCTCTgcagatttttgaaaaaatgcagCTTGAGAAAGTAATACCGCACCATTCAACATTTGTGGCAGTCCTTCGTGCTTGTGCACATATCGGTCTTGTAGAAAACGCGTTGCACTACTTCAACCTAATGCAGACTGACTATGGATTAGAGCCTCAACTGGAACATTTTTCATCAATGGTGGAGATTCTTGGAAAATCGGGACGACTTGTGGAAGCTCTGAGGCTTATTCAAGATATGCCTTTTGAGGCTGATGATGTAATTTGGAGAACACTGCTGAGTATTTGCAAGATACGTGGGAATGTCGAGATTGCAGAAAAAGCGGCAAGTTCTCTTCTGAAACTTGACCCTGAGGACTCTTCAGCCTATGTTCTTCTATCAAACATTTACGCTGACGCTGAAATGTGGGACGAAGTTTCAAAGATGAGGAAAGTTATGAGACATAGTAGGCTAAAAAAGGAGCCTGGTTGTAGCTGGATTCAGGTCCAATCTGAGTTGCACATGTTCCTTGTTGGTGACAAAGCTCATCCAAGATCCGAAGAGATATACGAGAACTTGGATATGTTAATCGATGAGATGAAGAGGGATGGTTATGGAACTTGTAGGCAG GATGATAGCCATCCCAGAAAAAGTGTTGGTCTGGATCGGGACATGCGGGAAGCCATGGAATGCACGCTGATGTCCCATTCAGCAAAGCTATGCAGCATGAGTGACTTGTATCGTTCAAACCTAAAATTAAGACCCAAAAAAATGACAAG ATTTGAATTTAGCTACCGTATTTAG